Proteins from one Halarchaeum grantii genomic window:
- a CDS encoding Cdc6/Cdc18 family protein, with amino-acid sequence MLVNQRWGHFKCFFAPHRGGIAAFPDDVCEPAAILYCAAVAAKDDGSARQAIDLLREAGRKAKRDRDDTITEAHVEAIREQVNRGQFHRIRDQATHAQLVLESVAPAQFADDGSIRTDRVRAAYEASAEKHGHSPLTTRKSVLNHLSDLQMIGFLTKEPLNEGLSRGRTYVWSVNLDPETVIEVRESIKSPPT; translated from the coding sequence ATGTTGGTTAATCAACGGTGGGGTCATTTCAAGTGCTTTTTCGCCCCACACAGAGGCGGGATAGCTGCCTTTCCGGACGATGTTTGCGAGCCGGCAGCCATCCTGTACTGCGCCGCCGTCGCCGCGAAAGACGACGGAAGTGCTCGCCAAGCAATCGACCTGCTTCGAGAAGCAGGTCGCAAAGCAAAACGCGACCGTGATGACACTATTACTGAAGCGCACGTCGAGGCGATTCGCGAGCAGGTTAACCGCGGTCAGTTCCATCGTATTCGCGATCAGGCGACTCACGCCCAACTGGTGCTTGAGAGCGTCGCTCCTGCACAATTCGCGGATGACGGCTCAATTCGGACGGATCGCGTCCGTGCTGCCTACGAAGCGAGCGCGGAGAAACACGGCCACTCGCCGCTCACTACACGCAAAAGCGTCCTCAATCATTTGAGCGATCTGCAGATGATTGGCTTCCTCACAAAAGAACCGCTCAACGAAGGTCTCAGCCGTGGCCGCACCTATGTCTGGTCAGTCAATCTTGACCCGGAGACTGTAATCGAGGTTCGCGAATCAATCAAATCACCCCCGACCTAA
- a CDS encoding Cdc6/Cdc18 family protein produces MGLNSFTRDNSIFENETVLRDEYTPDDLLERDDELAAYQNALRPVINGAPPKNIFLYGQTGVGKTISTDLVLSQLQSDAEQYDDLGVETIYLNCKDLSTSYQVAANLVNVFRADDPDQSTISTTGYPQSMVYDMLWEHLEDLDGTHALIVLDEVDSIGTDDGILYQLPRASTAGHVTDTYVGVIGICNNFTFRDNLSARVKDTLCEEELHFKPYDANQLGTILRHRAEKAFFDDVLESDVIPAAAAYGAQESGSARQALKLLYKAGDLAREGERSTVTGEDVENARELIAKDRIGDEVNSLPTQGKLALTAVYTLERRGETPSKRIQIHEEYERHASAIDADVLSIRSIHDRLSDLRLKGILDGEERNDGRGGGSYYQYQLGDREDIIGEILQEDERLSALF; encoded by the coding sequence ATGGGGCTCAATTCGTTCACCCGGGACAACTCAATATTCGAGAACGAGACCGTTCTCAGAGACGAGTACACCCCAGACGACCTCCTCGAACGTGACGACGAGCTCGCCGCCTACCAGAACGCACTCCGGCCCGTGATCAACGGCGCGCCGCCGAAGAACATCTTCCTCTACGGGCAGACCGGTGTTGGGAAGACCATCTCGACCGACCTCGTCCTCAGCCAACTCCAGAGTGACGCGGAACAGTATGACGACCTCGGCGTCGAAACCATCTATCTCAACTGTAAGGATCTCTCGACCTCCTACCAGGTCGCCGCGAATCTCGTCAACGTCTTCCGTGCGGACGACCCCGACCAGTCGACCATCTCGACGACCGGCTATCCGCAGTCGATGGTCTACGATATGCTCTGGGAGCACCTCGAAGACCTCGATGGCACACACGCCCTGATCGTTCTCGACGAAGTCGACTCGATCGGCACTGACGACGGCATCCTGTATCAGTTGCCGCGTGCCTCGACAGCCGGTCACGTCACCGACACCTACGTTGGCGTGATCGGGATCTGTAACAACTTCACCTTCCGCGACAATCTCAGCGCCCGCGTGAAAGATACGCTCTGTGAGGAGGAACTCCACTTCAAGCCGTATGACGCGAACCAGCTGGGCACGATCCTCCGCCATCGCGCGGAGAAAGCCTTCTTCGACGATGTCCTCGAGAGCGACGTCATCCCCGCCGCCGCAGCCTACGGTGCGCAAGAGTCTGGAAGTGCCCGTCAAGCACTCAAACTCCTCTACAAGGCTGGCGATCTCGCCCGCGAAGGTGAGCGGAGTACTGTCACTGGTGAGGATGTCGAGAACGCGCGCGAACTCATCGCGAAAGACCGCATCGGCGACGAAGTCAACTCCCTCCCCACACAGGGCAAGCTCGCACTTACAGCCGTGTACACACTCGAACGCCGCGGTGAAACACCATCGAAGCGAATCCAGATCCACGAGGAATACGAACGGCACGCGAGCGCCATCGACGCAGACGTCCTCTCCATCCGGTCGATTCACGACCGACTCAGCGACCTGCGCTTAAAGGGTATTCTCGACGGTGAGGAGCGAAACGACGGCCGTGGTGGTGGCTCGTACTACCAGTACCAGCTCGGCGATCGCGAGGACATCATCGGAGAGATCCTCCAAGAGGACGAGCGGCTCTCCGCTCTCTTTTAG
- a CDS encoding type II toxin-antitoxin system HicB family antitoxin, with product MASSSSNESTHTGEIRLWREDDWWIATDVETGVTTQGESRADALDNLDEAVALHKGEIGHEPTEEELRELGIDPAANATGEDEPPDVLK from the coding sequence ATGGCCAGTTCGTCGTCGAACGAGAGTACGCACACGGGGGAGATTCGGCTCTGGCGGGAGGACGACTGGTGGATCGCAACGGACGTCGAAACCGGCGTCACGACGCAGGGGGAGTCACGAGCGGACGCGCTCGATAATCTCGATGAAGCAGTCGCCCTCCACAAGGGCGAGATCGGTCACGAACCCACTGAGGAGGAACTCCGCGAGCTGGGCATCGATCCCGCGGCGAACGCAACTGGCGAGGACGAACCTCCGGACGTCCTGAAGTAG
- a CDS encoding type II toxin-antitoxin system HicA family toxin: MGRRTFSGMEVVKVLVNAGGFEWRRTTGDHAQLYYEHPTNEDDRRQVTVPLHDELRTGTLRSIADDAGARDFEAFCEWIDANS; the protein is encoded by the coding sequence ATGGGGCGGCGGACATTCTCCGGAATGGAGGTCGTGAAGGTCCTTGTGAACGCCGGGGGATTCGAGTGGCGACGTACAACGGGCGATCACGCGCAGTTGTACTACGAGCATCCGACAAACGAAGACGATCGCCGACAGGTGACGGTTCCACTTCACGACGAACTACGGACCGGGACACTTCGAAGCATCGCGGACGACGCTGGGGCACGAGACTTCGAGGCGTTCTGCGAATGGATCGACGCGAACTCGTAG